One genomic window of Paeniglutamicibacter sp. Y32M11 includes the following:
- a CDS encoding DUF4245 domain-containing protein, whose translation MSEHPEGPAVPASSSAPADAPASVEPEQNFKPVLTAAQSKRANQTLKGMIISVLLTVAVAIPVILINPANKAETFRDPVDVADVASQAAADANFVPWAPNLPADDYVNFARWVAGNVDGIKYWEFGVVTSDEKFVWVRQTADSNPSWLATVTENAVPAGTHTVDGTDWELRTKDKSQVLISTIGDSTLVFSSDSGLETLDSMARLAQQEIPKK comes from the coding sequence GTGAGTGAACACCCCGAAGGACCCGCCGTGCCCGCTTCATCCTCCGCGCCCGCCGATGCTCCGGCATCCGTGGAACCGGAGCAGAACTTCAAGCCGGTATTAACCGCTGCGCAGTCCAAGCGAGCCAACCAGACCCTGAAGGGCATGATCATTTCGGTGCTGCTCACCGTTGCCGTGGCCATCCCGGTCATCCTGATCAACCCCGCCAACAAGGCTGAGACCTTCAGGGATCCGGTTGACGTTGCGGATGTCGCCTCACAAGCGGCCGCGGATGCCAACTTCGTCCCATGGGCTCCAAACTTGCCCGCGGATGACTACGTCAACTTCGCCCGCTGGGTTGCCGGAAACGTTGATGGCATCAAATACTGGGAGTTCGGGGTGGTGACATCGGACGAGAAGTTCGTTTGGGTTCGCCAGACCGCCGATTCCAACCCGTCGTGGCTGGCCACCGTCACCGAAAACGCCGTTCCGGCAGGCACCCACACCGTGGATGGCACCGACTGGGAACTTCGCACCAAGGACAAGTCCCAGGTGCTCATCTCCACCATCGGCGATTCCACCCTGGTTTTCAGCAGCGACAGCGGCCTAGAAACCCTCGATTCGATGGCCCGCTTGGCCCAGCAAGAGATCCCCAAAAAGTAG
- the glpX gene encoding class II fructose-bisphosphatase, whose product MTEATNFAHLSPRLSVSDAEPDRNLALELVRATEAAAIASSPWVGFGDKNAADGAAVDAMRSLLSTVSFNGVVVIGEGEKDEAPMLFNGEHVGDGNGAECDVAVDPIDGTRLAALGINNALSVLAVADRGSMFDPSAVFYMEKLVTGPEAADLVDLRLPVKQNLHLIAKAKGKKISQITVCILDRPRHAGLVEEIRAAGARTKFIMDGDVAGAIAATREGTGVDALMGIGGTPEGIVTACAIKSLGGVIQGRLWPTDDDERQKAIDAGHDLDRVLTTNDLVTSDNCYFAATGITDGDLLRGVRYKNGRIQTQSIVMRSKSGTIRFVEGEHQSDKWEAYTR is encoded by the coding sequence GTGACTGAAGCCACGAATTTTGCCCACCTGTCCCCACGACTGTCTGTCAGCGACGCGGAACCCGACCGCAACCTGGCCCTTGAGCTGGTGCGTGCCACCGAGGCCGCTGCCATAGCCTCAAGCCCCTGGGTCGGTTTCGGTGACAAGAACGCCGCTGACGGTGCAGCCGTTGACGCTATGCGCTCGCTGCTCTCCACCGTGTCCTTTAACGGCGTGGTTGTGATTGGCGAAGGCGAAAAAGACGAAGCCCCAATGTTGTTCAATGGCGAACACGTGGGCGACGGCAACGGCGCCGAATGCGACGTCGCTGTTGACCCGATCGACGGCACCCGACTTGCAGCCCTGGGCATCAACAATGCGCTCTCGGTTCTGGCGGTTGCCGACCGCGGTTCAATGTTTGATCCCTCCGCGGTGTTCTACATGGAGAAGCTGGTGACGGGCCCCGAGGCCGCCGACCTGGTGGACCTGCGCCTGCCGGTCAAGCAGAACTTGCACCTGATTGCCAAGGCCAAGGGCAAGAAGATTTCCCAGATCACCGTCTGCATCCTTGACCGTCCGCGTCACGCTGGCCTTGTTGAGGAGATCCGTGCCGCGGGTGCTCGCACCAAGTTCATCATGGACGGCGACGTTGCAGGGGCCATTGCGGCAACCCGCGAGGGCACCGGCGTGGACGCCTTGATGGGCATCGGCGGCACCCCGGAGGGTATCGTCACTGCTTGTGCCATCAAGTCCCTCGGTGGTGTCATCCAGGGTCGCCTGTGGCCGACCGACGATGACGAGAGGCAGAAGGCCATCGACGCCGGTCACGACCTGGACCGCGTCTTGACCACCAATGACCTGGTCACAAGCGATAACTGCTACTTCGCAGCCACCGGCATCACCGATGGTGATCTCTTGCGCGGAGTGCGTTACAAGAACGGCCGCATCCAGACGCAGTCCATCGTTATGCGCTCGAAGTCCGGCACCATCCGTTTTGTTGAGGGCGAGCACCAGTCCGATAAGTGGGAAGCCTACACCCGCTAA
- the manA gene encoding mannose-6-phosphate isomerase, class I, protein MHRLRNTIRDYAWGSSGAISDLLGTSPSGLPEAEMWLGAHPSAPSLAEVPGQGNTGLDQLITATPDALLGTEVNAAYGRLPFLMKVLAAAKPLSIQVHPSAAQATEGFAAENLTGPALDSPRRNYKDGSHKPEMIYALTPFTALSGFRPPAESAALFSTLAEVLDEPGATACLKIVTLLGNPDEAAALSSSCAYLLSGSAELRPTVIAAVAAIEASPALGEHGALAELPGINGHYPGDAGVLVSLLLNLVELKPGQAMYLDAGNMHAYLRGLGVEVMANSDNVLRGGLTPKHIDVDELLRITEFRALGVPLLDATETEYGQQLFVPPFAEFQLQHLELQPASDSTSMGDGDVAVAANGPVIILCTEGELLIDTPYGDELLRRGDSLFIGANECPAVARRSATTSGRAFAVTPQPLT, encoded by the coding sequence ATGCATCGCCTGAGAAACACCATCCGTGACTATGCCTGGGGTTCCTCCGGCGCCATTTCTGACTTGCTGGGCACCTCACCCAGCGGGCTCCCGGAGGCTGAGATGTGGCTCGGCGCCCATCCCTCGGCACCGTCGCTGGCCGAGGTTCCCGGCCAAGGAAATACCGGACTAGATCAGTTGATCACCGCTACCCCCGATGCCCTGCTGGGCACCGAGGTGAACGCTGCCTACGGCCGGCTACCTTTTTTGATGAAGGTGCTGGCAGCGGCCAAACCGCTATCCATTCAGGTTCACCCCTCCGCGGCGCAGGCTACCGAGGGCTTTGCCGCGGAAAACCTCACAGGTCCCGCCCTCGATTCCCCCCGGCGCAATTACAAGGACGGCTCACACAAGCCGGAGATGATCTATGCACTAACTCCGTTCACCGCACTGAGTGGTTTCCGCCCGCCCGCCGAGTCGGCGGCGCTCTTCAGCACACTGGCCGAGGTCCTTGATGAGCCGGGCGCAACGGCCTGCCTCAAGATCGTCACACTGCTAGGGAATCCCGATGAGGCCGCCGCACTGAGCTCAAGCTGCGCTTATCTACTCAGCGGTTCCGCGGAGCTGAGGCCCACGGTGATCGCTGCAGTGGCAGCCATCGAGGCTAGCCCAGCGCTGGGCGAACATGGTGCCCTGGCGGAACTGCCGGGGATCAATGGCCACTATCCCGGAGACGCCGGAGTCCTGGTCTCGCTGCTGTTGAATCTGGTGGAGCTGAAACCCGGACAGGCGATGTACCTGGACGCCGGGAATATGCACGCCTACCTGCGCGGGCTTGGCGTTGAGGTGATGGCCAATTCGGACAACGTGTTGCGCGGCGGACTGACGCCCAAGCACATCGACGTGGACGAGTTACTGCGCATCACCGAATTCCGCGCGCTGGGCGTGCCACTGCTTGATGCCACGGAAACCGAGTACGGGCAGCAACTCTTCGTCCCGCCCTTCGCGGAGTTCCAGCTCCAGCACCTTGAGCTTCAGCCAGCGAGCGATTCAACATCCATGGGTGACGGGGACGTGGCCGTGGCGGCCAACGGACCGGTGATCATTCTGTGCACCGAGGGTGAGCTGTTGATCGATACTCCCTACGGGGATGAGCTATTGCGTCGCGGTGATTCGTTGTTCATTGGTGCCAACGAATGCCCCGCCGTGGCCAGGCGCAGTGCGACGACCTCGGGTCGCGCCTTTGCCGTGACCCCGCAGCCGCTGACCTAG
- a CDS encoding LCP family protein, with amino-acid sequence MSEPHRPKGTTNLLPDPESATAPVRTKRALFLLLLTTFFPGSAQWVAGQRALGGFVMRVTMVCWGLLIAILLTALLKRDWLLNIFAQPWVQLATTVALIVLAAGWLLMFLNTLAIIRPKYLAPGARIGLTATLLVLALGITGSMSYGAFVMNKGRETISNVFSSGPAIKAVDGRYNIAVFGADSGANREGIRTDSMSLISVDAKTGKSLLISIPRNMQNARFSDDSPLREVYPNGFDCGDECLFNAIYRDTTDNHAELYPNSADPGAEATMDAIEGSTGLKVQGYVMIDMAGFAGFINAMGGVTVDSGGWVPYNGKAWPNSSVNTHWFSPGVHTFTGKQALWFARSRDFTTDYHRIARQQCLQQAMIKQFSPQTLLTRFTDIMDAGEELVRTDIPQQQLGSFLNLANKARETPFERLTLGAPDFGSAADKFSTYPDFDKIHTRIQSLIAEESGTTAAPSSKSAKASAASSASSAPTSSTSDTGRNTEPDKIVEEPTDSPTAQPDGSALSEEYLVTLEQIGRTDLLGEIAVNNNDCSVP; translated from the coding sequence ATGAGTGAACCGCACCGCCCGAAGGGCACCACTAACCTGCTCCCGGATCCCGAATCCGCAACGGCACCAGTACGCACCAAACGCGCACTGTTCTTGCTGCTGCTGACCACATTCTTCCCCGGAAGCGCCCAGTGGGTTGCGGGACAACGAGCGCTGGGCGGATTCGTCATGCGCGTCACCATGGTGTGCTGGGGCCTGCTCATCGCGATCCTGCTCACCGCGCTGTTAAAGCGCGATTGGCTGCTGAACATTTTTGCCCAACCATGGGTGCAATTGGCTACCACCGTGGCACTGATCGTCTTAGCAGCCGGGTGGCTGCTGATGTTCCTCAATACCTTGGCCATCATCCGGCCCAAGTATTTGGCCCCCGGAGCCCGCATTGGGCTCACCGCCACCTTACTGGTGCTGGCATTGGGGATCACCGGGTCGATGAGCTACGGCGCGTTTGTGATGAACAAGGGCCGGGAGACCATTTCCAATGTCTTCTCCTCCGGGCCCGCCATTAAGGCCGTAGATGGGCGCTACAACATTGCCGTGTTTGGCGCCGACTCGGGCGCTAACCGGGAGGGCATCCGCACGGACTCGATGTCGTTGATTTCCGTGGATGCCAAAACCGGCAAGTCGCTCTTGATCTCCATTCCACGCAACATGCAGAACGCGCGATTCTCTGACGATTCGCCCCTGCGTGAGGTCTACCCCAATGGATTTGATTGCGGCGATGAATGCCTCTTCAACGCGATCTACCGCGATACCACCGATAACCACGCGGAGCTCTACCCCAACTCGGCCGACCCGGGGGCCGAGGCCACCATGGACGCCATTGAGGGCAGCACCGGACTCAAGGTCCAGGGCTACGTGATGATCGACATGGCCGGATTCGCCGGATTCATCAACGCCATGGGCGGGGTCACCGTCGATTCCGGCGGTTGGGTCCCGTACAACGGCAAGGCCTGGCCCAACTCCTCGGTGAACACCCACTGGTTCTCCCCCGGCGTGCACACCTTTACCGGCAAGCAGGCCCTATGGTTCGCCCGCTCGCGCGACTTCACCACCGATTACCACCGCATCGCCCGTCAGCAATGCCTGCAGCAGGCCATGATCAAACAGTTCAGCCCGCAGACGCTGCTCACTCGCTTTACCGACATCATGGATGCCGGAGAGGAGCTGGTGCGTACCGATATTCCGCAGCAGCAGCTCGGTTCCTTCCTGAACCTAGCCAACAAGGCGCGCGAGACCCCGTTTGAACGGTTAACCCTGGGAGCCCCGGACTTCGGTTCGGCGGCGGATAAGTTCTCCACCTACCCCGACTTCGACAAGATCCATACCCGCATCCAGTCACTCATTGCCGAGGAATCGGGCACCACCGCCGCCCCGAGCAGCAAGTCCGCCAAGGCCTCGGCCGCTTCCTCCGCGTCGAGTGCCCCCACGTCCAGCACCTCGGACACCGGGCGAAACACCGAACCGGACAAAATCGTGGAAGAACCCACCGATTCGCCCACCGCCCAGCCCGATGGTTCGGCGTTGAGCGAGGAATATCTGGTCACGCTCGAACAAATTGGCCGTACCGACCTACTCGGTGAAATTGCTGTCAACAACAACGATTGCTCGGTGCCTTAA
- the purE gene encoding 5-(carboxyamino)imidazole ribonucleotide mutase yields the protein MGSDSDWPVMRLAAEALSEFSIPFEADVVSAHRMPEDMIAYGKAAHDRGIRVIIAGAGGAAHLPGMLASVTPLPVIGVPVPLKTLDGMDSLLSIVQMPAGVPVATVSIGGARNAGLLAVRILATGTDELAAKLRSQLIDFAASLRTVASDKGAVLRAAAASEFTGN from the coding sequence ATGGGCTCCGACTCGGATTGGCCCGTCATGCGACTGGCCGCCGAGGCACTGAGCGAATTTTCCATTCCCTTCGAGGCAGACGTCGTCTCGGCGCACCGCATGCCCGAAGACATGATCGCCTATGGCAAGGCCGCCCACGACCGCGGCATCCGCGTGATCATTGCCGGCGCCGGCGGAGCAGCCCACCTTCCGGGCATGCTCGCCTCCGTCACCCCGTTGCCCGTCATCGGCGTCCCCGTGCCCCTGAAGACTCTTGACGGCATGGACTCACTACTTTCCATCGTTCAGATGCCAGCGGGTGTCCCCGTCGCCACCGTTTCGATCGGTGGGGCTCGCAACGCCGGCCTGTTGGCCGTGCGTATCCTGGCCACCGGCACCGATGAGCTGGCCGCAAAACTGCGCAGCCAGCTCATCGACTTCGCAGCGTCCCTTCGCACCGTCGCCTCGGACAAGGGCGCAGTACTGCGTGCGGCAGCCGCCTCCGAATTCACCGGTAACTAA
- a CDS encoding 5-(carboxyamino)imidazole ribonucleotide synthase: MTFPVIGVVGGGQLARMMAPEALNLGFELRILAEGPDVSAARSVATAPVGDYTDLTALREFARGLDVLTFDHEHVPNAHLQTLISEGVNVQPRPAALIHAQDKLVMRRAIAELGLPNPAWAEVHDVAELLAFGEKIGWPIVLKTPRGGYDGKGVRMIDSPDDARAAADWFVNGSLLAEDKVDFTRELSALVARTPSGEAKGWDVVHTIQVDGVCDEVIAPAKELSEDVAAAARLAALQIAEAFGVTGVMAAELFETPGHGAGFVINELAMRPHNTGHWTMNGSITSQFEQHLRAVLDLPLGATDALAETTVMKNYLGGANQNLFSAFAAALAAEPRVKVHVYGKSVRPGRKIGHVNVVSEPGESVDSLRARASTVASIIRDGAPATTISEGLTS, from the coding sequence GTGACGTTTCCAGTGATTGGCGTTGTTGGCGGAGGCCAACTCGCACGAATGATGGCCCCCGAAGCATTGAACCTCGGCTTCGAACTACGCATCCTGGCCGAGGGCCCGGATGTCTCTGCAGCGCGCAGTGTTGCCACTGCGCCCGTAGGCGACTATACGGATTTGACGGCCCTGCGTGAATTCGCACGCGGCCTCGACGTGCTCACCTTTGACCACGAGCATGTCCCCAACGCCCACCTGCAGACACTAATTTCCGAGGGTGTGAATGTACAGCCGCGCCCAGCGGCCTTGATCCATGCTCAGGACAAGCTGGTGATGCGCAGAGCAATTGCCGAACTCGGACTGCCCAACCCGGCCTGGGCCGAGGTGCACGACGTGGCGGAGCTGCTGGCCTTTGGCGAGAAGATCGGCTGGCCGATCGTGCTCAAGACCCCGCGTGGCGGCTATGACGGCAAGGGGGTGCGCATGATCGATAGTCCCGATGACGCCCGCGCCGCCGCCGACTGGTTTGTTAATGGCTCACTCTTGGCCGAGGACAAGGTCGATTTCACTCGCGAGCTTTCCGCCCTGGTGGCCCGCACCCCCAGCGGTGAAGCCAAGGGATGGGACGTGGTGCACACCATCCAGGTTGATGGCGTCTGCGACGAGGTCATCGCCCCGGCCAAGGAGCTCTCCGAAGACGTTGCCGCCGCCGCACGGTTAGCTGCCTTGCAGATCGCGGAGGCCTTCGGGGTCACCGGCGTGATGGCAGCCGAACTCTTTGAAACCCCGGGCCACGGCGCAGGATTTGTCATCAACGAACTTGCCATGCGCCCGCACAACACCGGGCACTGGACCATGAATGGTTCCATCACCAGCCAGTTCGAACAGCACCTCCGCGCGGTCCTAGACCTGCCGTTGGGTGCCACCGACGCGCTGGCCGAGACCACCGTGATGAAAAACTACCTCGGCGGGGCCAATCAAAACCTCTTCAGCGCCTTCGCTGCGGCGCTGGCCGCCGAACCGCGCGTAAAGGTCCATGTCTATGGCAAGTCCGTACGCCCGGGCCGCAAAATCGGCCACGTCAATGTGGTCTCCGAGCCCGGCGAGTCGGTTGACTCACTGCGTGCCCGCGCCAGCACCGTGGCCTCGATCATCCGCGACGGCGCTCCGGCCACCACCATCTCCGAAGGACTGACATCTTGA
- a CDS encoding GtrA family protein: MLVQIWGKLMGLASMMWREVAKFGVVGGVAFIIDSGIYLWLLHGSMADSAVKAKIIAGVVATVFSWVANRFWTFRHRRQANVVREVVMFAIMNAIGLGIAAACVWVTKYWIGLTDTTSVFIAGSVVGLVLGTIFRFFAYRFWVFSAELDDDPEFSSDRELLHVGSEPTTPAAPKADTNPLPPRIDE; this comes from the coding sequence ATGCTGGTACAGATCTGGGGCAAACTCATGGGCTTGGCGTCCATGATGTGGCGCGAAGTAGCAAAGTTTGGCGTAGTCGGGGGTGTCGCGTTCATTATCGACTCCGGCATTTACCTGTGGCTGCTCCACGGTTCCATGGCAGATTCAGCGGTTAAAGCTAAGATCATCGCCGGCGTTGTCGCCACGGTGTTCTCTTGGGTGGCCAACCGCTTCTGGACCTTCCGCCACCGTCGTCAGGCCAACGTTGTCCGTGAAGTAGTGATGTTTGCCATCATGAACGCCATCGGCCTAGGTATCGCAGCGGCCTGTGTTTGGGTCACCAAATACTGGATCGGACTGACGGACACCACCAGCGTGTTCATCGCCGGCTCGGTAGTGGGGCTGGTGCTGGGCACCATCTTCCGCTTCTTCGCCTACCGCTTCTGGGTTTTCAGTGCCGAGCTGGACGACGATCCCGAGTTCTCATCGGACCGCGAACTCCTGCATGTTGGTTCCGAGCCAACAACACCTGCCGCGCCGAAGGCCGATACCAACCCGTTGCCACCTCGTATCGACGAGTAG
- a CDS encoding TIGR03089 family protein — translation MIIETNSLSPVESLLAPLRHSTRPFLTWYSKSGERVELSGRVFDNWVAKSANLLHEEFDLAPGAVVATDLPGHWKSAALALAIWHLGAELRCVEPGTNPGDVDIFITADTTTLAVNGTVEVLAVPLPSLAMAYDGELPVGATDYASEVRSYADSFSPSPIEVTATALDSAAGKFTYTELFTADDKQVPEGSTLMGTSWPLARILQTLISQWSAGNSVILVEQTVEITDALLRGEQVAHRLDHEA, via the coding sequence ATGATCATTGAAACCAATTCGTTATCTCCCGTCGAATCCCTCTTGGCTCCGCTGCGCCATTCAACTCGCCCATTCTTGACCTGGTACTCAAAATCCGGGGAGCGCGTCGAGCTTAGCGGTCGTGTATTTGATAACTGGGTGGCAAAGAGCGCCAACCTTTTGCACGAGGAATTTGACTTAGCCCCCGGCGCTGTTGTGGCCACCGATTTACCCGGGCATTGGAAGTCCGCTGCACTCGCTCTGGCTATTTGGCATCTGGGTGCCGAACTACGTTGCGTGGAGCCGGGAACTAACCCCGGGGATGTCGATATTTTCATCACCGCCGACACTACAACTTTAGCAGTGAACGGAACTGTCGAGGTCTTGGCCGTTCCCTTGCCATCCCTAGCGATGGCCTACGACGGAGAGCTTCCCGTGGGCGCCACCGACTACGCTTCCGAGGTTCGATCTTACGCCGATTCTTTCTCGCCCTCCCCCATCGAGGTCACGGCGACGGCGCTTGATTCCGCGGCCGGAAAATTCACTTATACCGAGCTATTTACCGCCGATGACAAACAGGTACCCGAGGGAAGCACCCTCATGGGCACCTCCTGGCCGCTGGCACGAATCCTTCAAACCCTCATCTCCCAATGGAGCGCCGGCAACTCCGTGATCCTCGTGGAGCAGACAGTGGAGATCACCGATGCGTTGCTGCGTGGCGAGCAGGTGGCCCACCGCCTGGACCACGAGGCTTAA
- a CDS encoding WhiB family transcriptional regulator has translation MGNMERSYDEAAARALAPSHSGARDVPSDWFVDPAEAGIEHDGSAERVLSPAEETAAFLLAHDAANELVSEPTPSWAPSLDASPDGKSPAQAIWIGLGAEEEEGELGWQSEALCAQTDPEAFFPEKGGSTRDAKRVCGACNVRSECLEYALTNDERFGIWGGLSERERRRLRKRAI, from the coding sequence ATGGGGAACATGGAACGAAGCTACGACGAAGCCGCAGCGCGGGCGCTGGCACCCTCCCACAGCGGGGCACGCGATGTGCCCTCTGACTGGTTTGTGGATCCCGCAGAGGCCGGGATTGAACACGATGGCAGCGCAGAGCGGGTCTTGAGCCCTGCCGAAGAGACTGCCGCATTCCTGCTGGCGCATGACGCCGCCAATGAACTGGTATCGGAACCCACTCCCTCGTGGGCACCTAGCCTTGACGCTTCACCAGATGGCAAGAGCCCTGCGCAGGCCATCTGGATCGGTTTAGGGGCCGAAGAGGAAGAAGGCGAACTAGGCTGGCAGTCCGAAGCGTTGTGCGCACAGACTGACCCCGAAGCTTTCTTCCCCGAAAAGGGCGGATCAACGCGGGACGCCAAGCGAGTATGCGGCGCGTGCAACGTGCGATCCGAATGCCTCGAATATGCGCTGACCAATGATGAACGGTTTGGTATTTGGGGCGGACTGTCCGAGCGCGAACGTCGTCGTTTGCGGAAACGAGCAATCTAA